The Geobacter metallireducens GS-15 region GATTGCTTCAGATGTTTTTGTTCTCTCATCAGATTGGGAGGGGGTGCCTTTAACGCTCCTTGAAGCCATGGGGTACGGTACTCCGGTCGTCTGCACATCTGTCGGTGGTATTCCGGACGTTATTGAGCACGGATTTGATGGTCTGCTCGTTTCGAAAGGTGACTCTAAAAGTCTTGGTAATGCGATTATCGAGGTTTTATCAAACAATTCTTTTGCTTCGAGTCTTGCCCATAATGCTCGAAAAAAGTTCTCACAATTATATTCTATTGAGATGACAGCTGAGAAGTACTTACAATTATATAATGCCTGATTTGATGACGCCAATATGGAATGGGAATGGAACCAGATAAGAAGGTATGCATAATCGGACCGTCTCCTGACAGCCCCTATCAAGGAGGGGTTGCCACTCATATCAGTACGTTGAAGACACTTGCCTGTTTCAAGGATGCTGAAGTCATCGATCCTGGTTCCATCCATTCCAACAATAAAACTGGCATTGTCTCAATATTCCGCTCACTGACAGGATTGAAGCAAAGAATATTGTTGGGGCGCTTCACTCATGTTTTCGTGAACACCTCCATCTATACCGGCTCTATCATCAAGTTGCTGCTGATTCTTGCGATTTTGCCGAATGCAGACAATACAAAAATACATGTATTTTATCATGGAGGCAGATTCCAGTCCTTACCCGCATGGCTGTCGGTACTTCTTTCAACTCTGTGTTTGCGACTGATGCACAAGGTACGAATGCATCACTTTTTAAGCAAAATTCAGCAGGAGGGTTTTGTACCTGTATGCAAAGGTTGTAGTGTCGGTCTGTTTGCCAATTATGCCCAGGGAGACGACATCTGGCTAAGACACTTGAAGTCCCAAAATGCTCCTCTTAAACTCCTGTTTGTGGGGCGGTTAGTGAAAGAAAAGGGAATATTCGAAGCGCTGGAGGCTTTCAACAGGCTGCATGGCGCCGACGGACAGGTTGAGTTGACGGTTGCGGGAGATGGCCCTGCTTATCCTGAACTTTCTACGATGTGCAAATATATTTCTGATGGTGCATTACGGTTTCTGGGGCATGTGTCGGGAGAGACTCTGGAACAGGCATATAGAGAAGCTGATTTGTTGGTCATTCCATCGTATCACGAAGCATTTCCCTATGCCGCAATCGAAGCCATGCGTGCCGGGTTGCCCATGATTTCTACGAGCTCGGGAGCACTGGAGATGTTGGTCGAGGACGGGGTTACCGGTTTTAAAATCCCGCCCCGCGATGTTTCCGCACTGGAGAAGGCAATCCGCACCATACTGGAAAATCGGGAGTTGCTCAAACCTATGTCTGATAACTGCTACGAGTATTTCAAGGCCCACTTAAGTAAATCGGCTGCAGAACAGTATTACTCCCGGCTACTTGGCACATGTACCGTTGCCTGACTTCATGACTGCCGCAATTGTCCACAAGCTGATCCTCCTTCTTTTGGTATTCGTATATTCGTTTACCGCCCTGGTTCCTTCCACGTACTCCGCTACAAACATGGCCATCGGCAAGGCATACACGGTCACTCCAATTCAAAACTACAAGCTGACAGCAGGGCCGGATGACAGGACCTCCCTTACGGACGGCAAATACAGCTCAGGCTATTTCTGGACCCGGAAATCGACAGTGGGGTGGCAGGGTGCAAAAAGAATTGAAATACTGATTGATCTCGGAAAAGTAGCGGATATCGGCGGATTGTCGTTCAATACCGCACGCGGACAGGGAGCGGGCGTGTACTTCCCCGCCCATGTGTATGCATTCGTCGGAACTGACAAGGATCATTTTTCCTATGTGGGGGATATTGTCAAAAGCCCGGACAATACGCCAGGCCATTACAAGATCAAGAAGTTCGAGCTGTCAGGCATCAATACAAAGGGAAGGTATCTGCTGCTGGAGGTTATCCCGAGAGGGAATTTCGCCTTCTGCGATGAGATCGAGGTTTTTGCCGGTAACAGACCAACTAATATCGTCGGCTCTATGGATATGGAGGCGGTACGGAGCTTTGGCAGCCAGCTGGAACGGCTCGATATAGAAAAGGAATTTATGATCGGGCTCCTGGACGCGGCAATCAGGGAGCCTGGCAACTCCATTAGGTCCGATATGCAATTATCCGCAATCAGGCAGAGCATAAACGCCCTCTCCGGTATCGACGAAACCGGGTCAATCGAGACTGCGATTTTTGCTCAGCGTGGCGACGCGCTCCGTTCGCGATTTTCGGGAAGGCGATTCCTTTTGGAATCAGTCAACCCTTGGGCACCGATGTCACCGATTTCCGCGCCCCTTGACAACCCTCCGAACGGCATAGCTTTAACGATGCCGCAGGGCGGCTATGATTATGCATCCTTTGTGCTTACGAACCTGGCGGCAACCCCTCAGAAGATAATCATTCGACCGGAGAGTATGGCGAAGGAGGCTCCCAGCCTGGCTGTATATTATGTGCCGTTTGTGAAAAGCGCTGCGATGGAATTTGTTGCCGATCCGCTTGTACCAGTGAACTCCGGTTTTACACTGCGTCCCGGCGAATCACGGATGATATTTCTGGCAGCACATGGGGCATATCCCGGCAAATGGCAGAGCACTCTGAAAGTCGCTATAGGCGCAGATGTCAGTTCGGTCCCCCTGAATCTTTATGTAGCAACCACTGCTCTCCCCGCTAGATTCTCCTGCAATGCGATTAACTGGGGTTATCTCGATTTCAAGCCCATCAGAGAGCATAAGGCTGATGCGGTGAAAGACCTGTTTGCACATCATGTCAATATCGCGGTTATTCCCCCGTGGTATATTCCCTTTAATTCCCCGGCTAAAATTCGTGATCTGCTCAGGATTGAAAATTACCTCCGTTTGAGTAGCGGGGCTTCCAAGGTTTTATTTTTTTTGAATTTCAATGAAAACAAAAAGCTGACTGCCAACAATAACTATGCGTACCTGAGTTCCGAGTGGAAGGATTGGTTCAAAGAGCTCTATCGTACGCTGGTCAAGAGTGCCGCACGAGCCGGATTCTCCGAGGAGCAACTGTATCTTTATCCTTTCGACGAGGTGCACGGAAAGGATATCGATCGGTTTGTGGCATTCGCTTCCTGGGCCAGAAAGGAAATCCCGTCGATAAAGTTTTACGGGACTCTGGAGAGGAAGGAAGCCCTGAGGGTCTTGCCTTACCTGGATATAGCCCAGGTAATCGACCGTGATGATCTGTTGGAGGGTGCAAGGCGTTCAAAGAAAGAGATATGGATATACGGCGCGGCCGACAATACGAAATCGCTTTCTCCCTATTCCTACTATCGACTCATGGCATGGAAAGCGTTTTATCTGGGATTCAAAGGGGCCGGTTTCTGGAATTATGCCGATATCGGTTCAGGCGATAACCCTGGGAGTGCCTGGGATGATTTTGATGGTG contains the following coding sequences:
- a CDS encoding glycosyltransferase family 4 protein → MEPDKKVCIIGPSPDSPYQGGVATHISTLKTLACFKDAEVIDPGSIHSNNKTGIVSIFRSLTGLKQRILLGRFTHVFVNTSIYTGSIIKLLLILAILPNADNTKIHVFYHGGRFQSLPAWLSVLLSTLCLRLMHKVRMHHFLSKIQQEGFVPVCKGCSVGLFANYAQGDDIWLRHLKSQNAPLKLLFVGRLVKEKGIFEALEAFNRLHGADGQVELTVAGDGPAYPELSTMCKYISDGALRFLGHVSGETLEQAYREADLLVIPSYHEAFPYAAIEAMRAGLPMISTSSGALEMLVEDGVTGFKIPPRDVSALEKAIRTILENRELLKPMSDNCYEYFKAHLSKSAAEQYYSRLLGTCTVA
- a CDS encoding glycoside hydrolase domain-containing protein; protein product: MAIGKAYTVTPIQNYKLTAGPDDRTSLTDGKYSSGYFWTRKSTVGWQGAKRIEILIDLGKVADIGGLSFNTARGQGAGVYFPAHVYAFVGTDKDHFSYVGDIVKSPDNTPGHYKIKKFELSGINTKGRYLLLEVIPRGNFAFCDEIEVFAGNRPTNIVGSMDMEAVRSFGSQLERLDIEKEFMIGLLDAAIREPGNSIRSDMQLSAIRQSINALSGIDETGSIETAIFAQRGDALRSRFSGRRFLLESVNPWAPMSPISAPLDNPPNGIALTMPQGGYDYASFVLTNLAATPQKIIIRPESMAKEAPSLAVYYVPFVKSAAMEFVADPLVPVNSGFTLRPGESRMIFLAAHGAYPGKWQSTLKVAIGADVSSVPLNLYVATTALPARFSCNAINWGYLDFKPIREHKADAVKDLFAHHVNIAVIPPWYIPFNSPAKIRDLLRIENYLRLSSGASKVLFFLNFNENKKLTANNNYAYLSSEWKDWFKELYRTLVKSAARAGFSEEQLYLYPFDEVHGKDIDRFVAFASWARKEIPSIKFYGTLERKEALRVLPYLDIAQVIDRDDLLEGARRSKKEIWIYGAADNTKSLSPYSYYRLMAWKAFYLGFKGAGFWNYADIGSGDNPGSAWDDFDGDRPDFAVIYEGANGGIVSSRRWEAWRMGVEDYELLSMYAKSKGEDAARALAKGVLSNPVDTGKADEARRIILHELSQ